In Nicotiana tabacum cultivar K326 chromosome 19, ASM71507v2, whole genome shotgun sequence, one DNA window encodes the following:
- the LOC142173581 gene encoding uncharacterized protein LOC142173581: MRGFCDTWISDISPMELKVLQENTTKSMKCVVRWNGQYGYEVKEEHTSKHIVNLNMLICTCRAWMLKGIPCAHVVAAIHFKKLEPVNYIAYWYHRETYMKTYSHFLQPVKNMEMWPQSQNPSVIPPEVRLMPGRPKKVRMKEPTEKQNRKAFQKRYPDDLQQLLC; this comes from the coding sequence ATGAGGGGTTTTTGTGATACTTGGATCAGTGACATTTCTCCAATGGAACTGAAGGTGTTGCAGGAGAACACAACAAAATCAATGAAATGTGTGGTGCGCTGGAATGGTCAATATGGTTATGAAGTGAAGGAAGAACACACCAGTAAGCATATAGTGAATCTGAACATGCTAATCTGCACTTGTAGAGCTTGGATGCTGAAGGGTATACCATGTGCTCATGTTGTAGCTGCCATCCATTTCAAGAAATTGGAGCCAGTTAACTATATTGCATATTGGTACCATAGGGAGACTTATATGAAAACCTACAGTCACTTCCTTCAGCCTGTAAAAAATATGGAGATGTGGCCACAATCACAAAACCCTTCAGTTATACCACCAGAAGTAAGACTAATGCCTGGCAGGCCCAAGAAAGTGAGAATGAAGGAACCAACTGAAAAACAAAACAGGAAAGCTTTCCAAAAGAGGTACCCAGATGACCTGCAGCAACTGTTATGCTAA